The proteins below are encoded in one region of Akkermansiaceae bacterium:
- a CDS encoding acyloxyacyl hydrolase has product MTKTILVTLVLALPSVVSAQSTPKTYRFDSVGLRGGIDSQGDININTAELFATVTTPYQFQLGDTTVLDFNLEGGVGALDHKAGTGFYLRIGPQCTVSFGDSPLHLVIGSGPAYLSKHTFGRRNLGGDFQFFTSMGFDWDINDRWTLGYRWQHISNAGLQDVNPGMNMHTLGLSYRF; this is encoded by the coding sequence ATGACCAAGACAATCCTAGTTACGCTCGTTCTCGCGCTGCCCTCTGTTGTCAGTGCCCAGTCAACCCCAAAGACCTACCGTTTTGATTCCGTCGGCTTGCGTGGTGGAATCGACAGCCAGGGCGATATCAACATCAACACCGCGGAGCTGTTCGCCACCGTTACCACCCCCTACCAATTTCAGCTTGGAGATACCACGGTGCTTGATTTCAATCTTGAGGGGGGTGTGGGTGCCCTCGACCACAAAGCCGGAACCGGTTTCTATTTGCGTATCGGGCCACAATGTACCGTCAGTTTTGGCGACAGCCCGCTGCATCTTGTCATCGGCTCCGGTCCCGCCTACCTCAGTAAGCACACCTTCGGTCGACGCAACCTCGGCGGTGACTTCCAGTTTTTTACTTCCATGGGTTTCGATTGGGATATCAACGACCGCTGGACGCTGGGCTATCGCTGGCAGCACATCTCCAACGCCGGTCTTCAGGATGTCAATCCAGGTATGAATATGCACACTCTCGGACTTTCATACCGCTTCTAG